From the bacterium genome, one window contains:
- a CDS encoding 16S rRNA (uracil(1498)-N(3))-methyltransferase, translating to MQNFIADSRDFSGSTVTLRGEEHHHATRSSRVRPGEIIGVTDGHGRRVMARIRAIDSKTLTAAVERDLSSEGEPPVKITIALALIKPARFETAVEKCTELGARRFMPLITNRTMVKPDTIKIDRLERIIREAVKQSGRSWIPEISGPIGLETLVKDSPGPVLAAVQSAEITMEAALERTGGTGKAGELTIAVGPEGDFTGEEISLLTAGRAVPCSLGGLTLRSETAAITACAIASRWAAGHKNH from the coding sequence ATGCAGAACTTTATCGCCGACAGCAGGGATTTTTCCGGCTCAACGGTGACACTCAGGGGCGAAGAGCACCACCATGCCACACGTTCGAGCCGCGTAAGACCCGGCGAGATTATCGGCGTGACGGACGGCCACGGAAGACGTGTCATGGCCCGTATTCGTGCAATCGACAGCAAGACGCTCACCGCGGCGGTGGAACGGGACCTGAGCAGCGAGGGCGAGCCACCGGTCAAAATCACCATTGCGCTCGCACTCATCAAGCCCGCCCGGTTCGAAACGGCGGTGGAAAAATGCACCGAGCTCGGCGCGCGGCGGTTCATGCCGCTCATTACCAATCGTACTATGGTAAAACCGGATACCATAAAGATCGACAGGCTCGAACGGATAATTCGCGAGGCGGTGAAGCAGTCGGGGCGCTCGTGGATACCGGAAATCTCCGGGCCGATCGGACTGGAAACGCTCGTGAAAGACTCGCCGGGGCCTGTTCTCGCTGCAGTACAGTCGGCGGAGATAACCATGGAAGCCGCTCTCGAACGAACCGGCGGCACCGGAAAGGCCGGAGAACTCACAATAGCAGTCGGACCCGAGGGAGATTTCACCGGCGAGGAAATCTCCCTCCTGACCGCTGGAAGAGCCGTTCCCTGCTCTCTCGGCGGGCTCACGCTCAGATCGGAAACCGCCGCAATCACGGCCTGCGCGATTGCCTCACGGTGGGCGGCCGGTCACAAAAATCATTGA